DNA from Chitinophaga pendula:
GACGATAACCCGCCGCTAATATACTTTCCACCGCTTTGCCCAACATAGCCTGCGCTGTCTCCAGGTCCTGCTCCTTACAGATAATATCACCGGCATCCAGTAATAAAGTACCGGCAGTAAAATGCACCGGAAAACCCGCACAAGCCTTCCGTAAAGCAACCGGCCCTTGTACCGCTCCCACACGGCCCTTATTCCGCCGTACCCCTTCATCACAGGCAAATCCCAGTAATACAATCCCCCGTTGTGTATCCGCCAGCTTGGGCAAAGGAGCCATCGTAAGATCTACCAGCTGTATCCGCTGATGCCATCGCTGCACATCCTCCTCAGGTCCATCCACCCTGCCCGCCCACACATCCGTTGTCGTCGGTTTGTAAAAGTCTGCTGTAAACATAAGTAGCGCTAATTATTTGACAGGTTGACCGTTTTTCCACACCATATGTGGCTTTAGCTTACCCTGGTAGTAAAGAATATCCCGGTGATCAGCACAAGGATATGCCTGCATATCCGCTACATAACCGGCTGCCAGCACTCCCCGGTCCCTCAGCTGCAAAGCAGGTGCGGCCCGGTAGGTCAGCGCTGCCAATACCTCCGCTGTAGACAATTTCTCCGCCGCACTCATCACCGCAGCCTGCATCAACAGGTCTCCCATAGGCGCCGAACCGGGGTTCCAGTCGCTGGCAATCACCACACTCGCACCAGCATCCAGCAGCTTACGCGCAGGCGCATAGGCCATCCCCAAGCCCAGCGATGCGCCGGGCAATACCACCGCCGCAATATCCGCATTACCCAGTAAAGCGATCTCCTGCGGCCCGCTGGCTTCCAAATGATCAGCAGACAACGCACCCGCAGCCACCGCCACAGCCGAGCCACCGGCACTAAACTGATCCGCATGCACCGTCGATACAAACCCCATCTGCCGCGCACGTAACAGAAAGTCCTGCGCCAACGCCGGCGAAAAGGCCGTCTCCTCAATAAATATATCTACCCGGTGCGTAAGCTGTTCCTGCTGTATCAAGGGCAACAATTCCCCTATCACCCAGTCCAGGTAAGCCTGCTCACTACCGTCAAAATCCTTCGCTTTCATATGCGCTGCCAGGCAGGTAGGTATCAGCGTCGCAGGCGTATGCGCCGCCGCCTTACGTATAGCCCGTAGCATATTGATCTCCCCCTCCAGGTTCAGCCCATACCCACTCTTGACCTCTATCGTCGTCACCCCCTCCTGCAAATGCCGGTTAGCCCTCGCCACCGTATTACCCGCCAACGTATGCACATCAGCCGTACGTGTCTTGGTCACACTATCCCATATCCCGCCACCACTACGCGCGATCTCCAGGTAACTCTTGCCAGCAATACGCATAGCGTAATCCCGGCTGCGACTACCGTCAAAACAAATGTGCGTATGACAATCAATAAACCCCGGAAGCAATACCGCCGGCTTATCCAGGAAATGCACCTCCGCATCCGGATAATCTGTACGCAGCTGCTGGAAATCACCTACTGCCACGATCAACTCCCCCGAAGTAACAATGCCGGCCTGTCCGATCACCGTCAACTGCTCATCCGGAATAGCTCCCTTCAACGGCATCCCCTCCAATGGTAATAACTGTGAAAATGGTCCTGTTAGTAACATAGCTGGTATTTATAAAACAAGACAGCAGACCTAGGTCTGCTGTCGTCAAAATGATTACTTAAATACGGATACCAAAACGGTCTCCCCATTCCTCCGCTTTCTCATAACCGGCATCTGCATGACGGAAAATACCCATAGCAGGGTCATTGAACAATACCCGGCGCAAACACGCCGCTGCCCGGTCCGTACCGTCCGCCAGCACCACCATACCGGCATGCTGTGAATAACCCATACCAACACCACCACCGTGATGGAAAGACACCCACGTCGCCCCACCGGCAGTATTAGACATCAGGTTTAATAACGTCCAGTCAGATACCGCATCAGAACCGTCCTTCATCGCTTCCGTCTCCCGGTTAGGCGATGCCACAGAACCACAGTCCAAATGGTCACGCCCGATCACAATAGGTGCCTTCACCTTACCCGTTCTCACCAACTCGTTAAATATCAGACCGGCTTTTTCCCTTTCACCTAAGCCCAGCCAGCAGATACGGGCAGGTAATCCCTGGAAGGCTACCCGATCCTGCGCCTTCTGCAACCAGTTGATCAGGGCCGTATTCTCCGGAAAAGCTTCCATCAACGCACGGTCTGTAGTATAAATATCCTCAGGATCACCGGATAATGCTACCCAACGGAACGGTCCCTTACCTTCACAGAACAATGGCCGGATATAGGCTGGCGTAAACCCGGGGAAGTTAAAGGCATTACGCTCCCCGCCCTCTTTGGCAAACTCACGGAGGTTATTACCGTAATCAAAAGTAATAGCCCCATGCTCCTGCAATGCCAGCATATATTTCACATGACGCGCCATACTCTTCAACGATGCCGCCTTATATGCTGCCGCATCACGCCCGCGCAAAGCAGTAGCTTCCGCCAGCGTCATACCGTGAGGAATATAACCGTTGATAGGATCATGCGCAGATGTCTGATCCGTCAGGATATCAGGAATGATATTGTCACGTAACAGTCGCTCCAGCAGATCACCGGCATCACTCACCAAACCAATGGAAATCGCCTCCCCTTTCTCTTTCGCTTCCATCACCCACTGTATCGCTTCCTCGTAAGAATGCGTCATCCGGTCAATATATTTCGTGTCCAGCCTTTTCTGTATCCTCGCCGGATCTACATCCGCACCAAGGAAAGTAGCGCCGGCCATCGTAGCAGCCAGCGGCTGAGCACCGCCCATACCGCCGATACCCGCCGTCACCAGCAACTTACCCTTCAGGTCACCATTGAAATGCTGACGCCCACATTCTACAAAGGTCTCATAAGTACCTTGCAAAATACCTTGCGTACCTATGTATATCCAGCTCCCAGCCGTCATCTGCCCATACATCATCAATCCCTTACTCCGTAATTCGTTGAAATGTTCCCAGGTAGCCCACTTAGGTACCAGGTTACTGTTAGCCAGCAACACACGGGGAGCCTGCGGATGCGTACGTACCACCCCTACCGGCTTACCCGACTGCACCAGCAAAGAATGATCTTCATCCAATGTCAGCAATTGCTCAATGATCTTACCCAATGCCTCCCGGTTACGGGCTGCCTGTCCGATCCCCCCATACACTACCAACTCATCAGGATTTTCCGCTACCTCCGCATCTAGGTTGTTGAGCAGCATACGTAATGGCGCTTCCGTCTGCCAGCTGCGGGCATGCAATTGTGCACCGCGGGGCGCCTTATAATGAGGATGCGCAGCATATTGCTTAATAAAGTCCGAACTGGTCATGATATATTCCGTTTAATGATAAATGATGTTGTGTAGCAGCTTCATTAGCCGTATGTACAAAAGAACCGTCCGCAATAATGCGGTGCAATGCATGAATATCATTGGCAAACACCCGGTCCTTATCAGCAAAACTTACATGCTGACGGGCAAAAGTGTGACAGGCCTCCAATACGGCGCCAGACTGCAACGGACGACGGAAATCCACCGCCTGCGCAGCATACAGTAACTCAATGGCCAGTATATACTCCAGGTTATCTATCACCTGGTGCAACTTACGCCCGCTGATAGAACCCATAGATACGTGATCCTCCTGACCCAGTGAAGTAGGTACACTGTCCGCACTGGCAGGAAAACAAAGCGTCTTATTCTCCGTCACCAGCGCCGCCGTAGTATACTGCGGTATCATAAACCCGGAGTTCAACCCCGCATCCGCTATCAGTAACTTAGGCAGACCATAACGTCCCTCCAGCATCATATAACAACGGCGGTCAGAAATATTACCCAGTTCCGCCGCCGCTATCGTAGCATAATCCAAGGGTAATGCCATCGGCTGCCCATGGAAATTACCACCACTGATAGTATCCTCCGCGCCAAAGATGATAGGATTATCCGTCACCGCATTGAGCTCTATAGTCGTCAGCTCCATCAGGTGCTGCCAGGCCGTACGCGAAGCGCCATGCACCTGCGGCATACAACGCAAAGAATAAGGATCCTGTACGCGGCCGCAATCCACATGTGCCGCCATAATACCCGATCCATCCAGCAACGTCTTTAAACGGTGCGCCACCAGCTGGTTGCCGGGAAATGGACGTATAGCATGCAAACGGGGATCAAAGGGTTTGGAGGTGCCCATCAGCCCCTCTAACGACAACGCACCTACCAGGTCCGCCGCCTCCAACGCATTATGCAAACGGGACACAGCCTTGGTCGCGAACGCCAGGATAAACTGCGTACCGTTGATCAATGCCAACCCTTCCTTAGGCCCTAATACCACCGTATCCAAACCTGCAGATTGTAATGCAGCAGCAGCCGGCACTACCTTACCCGCATACCATACCTGTCCCAACCCTATCAGGGGCAGAAACAAATGCGATAGTGGCGCCAGGTCACCGGAAGCCCCTACAGATCCCTTCTCCGGTACCAACGGGATCATGTCGTTATCAATATGCCAGATAATACGTTCCAGCGTCGACAACGCCACACCGGAATACCCCTGCGCCAACGCATGCACCTTCGTGATCAGCATCAGCTTGGCGATCTCCTGCGGAATAGACTGCCCCACCCCGACACTATGGCTCTGAAGAATGTTATACTGCAACGCACGCGTGTCCTCCTCCGATATTTTGGTGTCGCACAATGGACCAAAACCGGTATTAATGCCATACACCGTACGGTGCTGCGATACAATGGTCTGAACATAACGATGACTGGTATTGACCTTATCAGCCACTTCCGGGGCCAATATGCCTTGCAGTTTACCTGCGGCGAGATCTATCGCCTTTCCTACCGTCAGCTGATCAATACCATACCTGAAATTGCGATTCATGATTGTGATGGTGATGAGTGAAAATGATCGGATGCTATACCAGGCAATTGCTCCAGAATACGGGCAGACAACGCTTGTTGCTGTACCGCACGCTCCAGCTGCGCAACGCCTTCTAAAATTTGCTTACTTTGTTTTCCAGCCGCCGCCAGCGACTCCATAGCCACATTGATCGCCTCCCACACAGGCTGCACCTCCCGCAACAACTCCTCCCCCTTACGGGTCAGCAATACAAGCTGCCGACGCCCATCATCCGGACAAGGCCCCGTCTTTACCAGCCCCTTCCGCTTTAAATTAGCCACCAGCTGACTCACCGCCGAATGAGATACCTCCAGCTGATCCGCTATGTCCACCAAGGGCATCGGCTGCGCTTTCGATAATAAATAGAATACCGGGAACCAACTGGCATCAAACGCAATACCCGCCTGCTCATACACCTTATTCACCTCCATAAGGAAATACTCACTCAAACGCCGCAAACGACTGCCGAAAACCAGATAACCCAAGGATGGATAAAAAGACATACACCTGGAATTTTAATATTAATTGTATAAGCACTTATATATTTAAGCAGGTAAAAAGTGCCACATAGACGCCTTTATACAAAATATATAAGCACTTACATATTTGAATACAATAATAAGGAATTTTTCAATTCCTTATTATGCGCAATCCTGCTTATTTCTTTCTTACATCAAACCAAACCGGGTTCTTGTTATCCACATCCCCGTTGTAATTGATACTAAGTTCTTCTCCCTTGCTAATGTCCCGGCGGGTAATAATACTCATCGTATCCGCATCAAAGTCCATCTCATACTCACAATTAGGATCATAAGCATGGTTGTAAATGGAACAGTAACCCAACGCAACACAGGAACGGGTCTCACGTACACCCCACAGGAAAATGTAATTGTGCAGCTTCGTTTTGTCCACGATCTCTGTGTCGTCATAAGACAGTACGATTACCGGAGATATCTCAATACGTGTTCCGGCAGGGATTCTTTCTTTGGTGAAAACACCTCTTCCCTTCCCTTTCGTCTTGTCAATGTATAAGTATGGTTTTATCATAAATCTTTAAACTGAAATAAGAAGCCGTAAAATAAAGGTAAAGCAGGAAGTTATCAAAATCATGTTGAAAATTTTTAGGTTTGCGGCTGGATACAAACACCGGCCGGTAGCCGGTCGTAAACAGCCTTACTTTACTTATGATCAACTACAACCCAAAAGACTGGTTCACCTTTATATTCCGCCTGCATAAAGCAGATACCGTCCGGAAGCTCTTTCCCATGTTCATCGCATTGGCTGCTTACTCCGCACTCATCGCTATATTGGAACTCGAAGTCTTTAAACTGTCGCAAAACAGCGATCTCAAGAATATTTCCCTGATGCATGGCCTCCTGGGCTTCGTCATCTCCCTACTCCTGGTATTCAGGACCAACACCGCCTACGATCGCTGGTGGGAAGGACGCAAACAATGGGGCGCACTCGTAAACAATAGCCGTAACCTCTCCCTCAAACTGGACGCTATCCTGCCTGCTACCAACACAACCGACAGGATCTTCTTCCGTTTTATGATCCCCAACTACGCCTTCAGCCTTAAAAATCACCTCCGCACAACCTTTATCCCCGAAGAACTGGAAAATACAGATCAATACCTCCCGGATAGCAGCCGGCACGTCCCTAACCAGATAGCTGGCCAGATGATGAAAAAGATACAGGAACTCTATCGCCAGGGCCAGATCAGTGGCGACCAGCTCATTACCATCAATGCCGAATTGCAGTCCTTCACCGATATCTGCGGCGCCTGCGAAAGGATCCGCAATACCCCCATCCCTTTCTCCTACAGCGTCTTTCTTAAAAAATTCATCTTCTTCTACATCATGACACTCCCATTAGGATACGTATTCAGCGTCGGATACCTCATTATCCCCATGAT
Protein-coding regions in this window:
- the hutI gene encoding imidazolonepropionase gives rise to the protein MLLTGPFSQLLPLEGMPLKGAIPDEQLTVIGQAGIVTSGELIVAVGDFQQLRTDYPDAEVHFLDKPAVLLPGFIDCHTHICFDGSRSRDYAMRIAGKSYLEIARSGGGIWDSVTKTRTADVHTLAGNTVARANRHLQEGVTTIEVKSGYGLNLEGEINMLRAIRKAAAHTPATLIPTCLAAHMKAKDFDGSEQAYLDWVIGELLPLIQQEQLTHRVDIFIEETAFSPALAQDFLLRARQMGFVSTVHADQFSAGGSAVAVAAGALSADHLEASGPQEIALLGNADIAAVVLPGASLGLGMAYAPARKLLDAGASVVIASDWNPGSAPMGDLLMQAAVMSAAEKLSTAEVLAALTYRAAPALQLRDRGVLAAGYVADMQAYPCADHRDILYYQGKLKPHMVWKNGQPVK
- the hutU gene encoding urocanate hydratase, coding for MTSSDFIKQYAAHPHYKAPRGAQLHARSWQTEAPLRMLLNNLDAEVAENPDELVVYGGIGQAARNREALGKIIEQLLTLDEDHSLLVQSGKPVGVVRTHPQAPRVLLANSNLVPKWATWEHFNELRSKGLMMYGQMTAGSWIYIGTQGILQGTYETFVECGRQHFNGDLKGKLLVTAGIGGMGGAQPLAATMAGATFLGADVDPARIQKRLDTKYIDRMTHSYEEAIQWVMEAKEKGEAISIGLVSDAGDLLERLLRDNIIPDILTDQTSAHDPINGYIPHGMTLAEATALRGRDAAAYKAASLKSMARHVKYMLALQEHGAITFDYGNNLREFAKEGGERNAFNFPGFTPAYIRPLFCEGKGPFRWVALSGDPEDIYTTDRALMEAFPENTALINWLQKAQDRVAFQGLPARICWLGLGEREKAGLIFNELVRTGKVKAPIVIGRDHLDCGSVASPNRETEAMKDGSDAVSDWTLLNLMSNTAGGATWVSFHHGGGVGMGYSQHAGMVVLADGTDRAAACLRRVLFNDPAMGIFRHADAGYEKAEEWGDRFGIRI
- the hutH gene encoding histidine ammonia-lyase, which codes for MNRNFRYGIDQLTVGKAIDLAAGKLQGILAPEVADKVNTSHRYVQTIVSQHRTVYGINTGFGPLCDTKISEEDTRALQYNILQSHSVGVGQSIPQEIAKLMLITKVHALAQGYSGVALSTLERIIWHIDNDMIPLVPEKGSVGASGDLAPLSHLFLPLIGLGQVWYAGKVVPAAAALQSAGLDTVVLGPKEGLALINGTQFILAFATKAVSRLHNALEAADLVGALSLEGLMGTSKPFDPRLHAIRPFPGNQLVAHRLKTLLDGSGIMAAHVDCGRVQDPYSLRCMPQVHGASRTAWQHLMELTTIELNAVTDNPIIFGAEDTISGGNFHGQPMALPLDYATIAAAELGNISDRRCYMMLEGRYGLPKLLIADAGLNSGFMIPQYTTAALVTENKTLCFPASADSVPTSLGQEDHVSMGSISGRKLHQVIDNLEYILAIELLYAAQAVDFRRPLQSGAVLEACHTFARQHVSFADKDRVFANDIHALHRIIADGSFVHTANEAATQHHLSLNGIYHDQFGLY
- a CDS encoding MarR family winged helix-turn-helix transcriptional regulator; protein product: MSFYPSLGYLVFGSRLRRLSEYFLMEVNKVYEQAGIAFDASWFPVFYLLSKAQPMPLVDIADQLEVSHSAVSQLVANLKRKGLVKTGPCPDDGRRQLVLLTRKGEELLREVQPVWEAINVAMESLAAAGKQSKQILEGVAQLERAVQQQALSARILEQLPGIASDHFHSSPSQS
- a CDS encoding SET domain-containing protein, which produces MIKPYLYIDKTKGKGRGVFTKERIPAGTRIEISPVIVLSYDDTEIVDKTKLHNYIFLWGVRETRSCVALGYCSIYNHAYDPNCEYEMDFDADTMSIITRRDISKGEELSINYNGDVDNKNPVWFDVRKK
- a CDS encoding bestrophin family protein, with the translated sequence MINYNPKDWFTFIFRLHKADTVRKLFPMFIALAAYSALIAILELEVFKLSQNSDLKNISLMHGLLGFVISLLLVFRTNTAYDRWWEGRKQWGALVNNSRNLSLKLDAILPATNTTDRIFFRFMIPNYAFSLKNHLRTTFIPEELENTDQYLPDSSRHVPNQIAGQMMKKIQELYRQGQISGDQLITINAELQSFTDICGACERIRNTPIPFSYSVFLKKFIFFYIMTLPLGYVFSVGYLIIPMIVFIFFVLASLELIAEEIEDPFGSDANDLPTDTICINIRKHVGEIL